CCCGGCGCGACGCCGCATAATTCATCTTCCGGGACATCATCCAGCAGCGGGCGCAGCAGAATATACGCCATCGCCTCCGGGATAGGGACGACATGAAGCAACCCCTGACCGGGCAGCATATCGGAGAGCGCGGTCCAGCCCTGGAAGGTGCGAAATACCGAGCATTTTGTGGTGTTATCCACCGTGTACTCTTCAACGTCGGTACGGTGCGCCGCATTCCACGGATCGTACTGCTCGACGTTGCCGTTAAACACGCTGGCGAATACCTGCTGATAGGCTGGCAGCAGCCAGCGTTCCAGCGCGCCGGAGTCGGTATGCGCCCCCAGTCCTTTGGATGTGGTGCCCGGCGGGCGGCGGCGGATGCGATCCGGGTAAATAATGCTGATATCCGGATTAAACCATCGCTTGCCGTCGTGCTCTACCTGCCATAGACGGTTGAGGAACGACTGCGCCAGCGCCATCTCTTCACTTTGGCGGGCCTGCATTTGCGCCTGCGACCAGTAGACAGGATAGATTTCAGGCCGGGAGGCGCTCAGCGTACCGAAAAAATTATCCCCCGGTCCTTTATACACCTCGTCAAAATGGTTCTTGTCCAGATAATCGAGCATCGACTGGTCCCATGCCAGCGCCTGTTCGCGTGGAAAATGACCTTTAATCACCGCGCACCCGCGGCGCTTAACCTCGGCGCGGGTGGCATCGCTAATGTTGCCCATCGCCAGTTCGCTAAAAGGGATAATTGGCCATACCGGCTGCCCCTGCGCCTTCAGATCGTTAATTTCCGCCACCCGGGCTGCTATGGTGGCGCTCAAACGGTCGAACACCGCCTGTACGTCGCCGATTTGCGCGCGTAGCGCCTGCTTCATCTGACGAATGGCCGCTTTTGGGTCGGCGGGCAGCGTTTCGTGGGTAAAAGGAGTCGTCATATCAACCTCATCATCTTTCGTTCGAAAGTAAAATTAGTTACATCTGATACTTTAAGTTAAAATAAGGTTAATGCAAGTTTAAAATATTGCAGGAGCGCACAAGGAGAGAAGCGAGAGGAAAACGTAAGGTGGCCAGGACGCCTTAATGTCTTATGCGGCTATTCCTTTCGTTCAGCCACTTTTCATTCGAAATAAATTTGTGGTTCTGCTCACATTGTTATTAAAATGTTTCTGGTCGCAGTTACAGCCAGGAGCTTAAGTATGACCGTTAACGTTGTCGTTACAGATATGGACGGCACTTTTCTCGACGATGCCAAGCAGTACGATCGTGTACGCTTCATGGCGCAATACCAGGAACTGAAAAAACGTAATATCGAATTTGTGGTCGCCAGCGGTAATCAGTACTATCAGTTGATCTCCTTCTTCCCCGAGCTGAAAGACGAAATTTCCTTTGTCGCAGAAAATGGCGCGCTGGTGTATGAACATGGCAAGCAGTTGTTTCACGGGGAGCTAACCCGGCATGAATCGCGGATTGTGATTGGCGAACTGCTGAAGGATAAGCAGCTTAACTTCGTCGCCTGCGGTCTGAAAAGCGCTTATGTCAGCAAAAACGCTCCCGAGACTTTCGTGGCGCTGATGGCCAAACATTATCACCGCCTGCAGCCGGTAAACGATTATCACGACATTGACGATATCCTGTTTAAGTTCTCCCTGAATTTGCCCGATGAACAAATTCCGCTGGTTATCGACAAACTGCACGTATCTCTGGATGGCATCATGAAGCCCGTCACCAGCGGCTTCGGTTTTATCGACCTGATTATCCCGGGACTGCATAAAGCGAATGGCATCAGTCGTCTGTTAAAGCGCTGGAACAGGTCGCCACAGAATGTCGTCGCCATTGGCGACAGCGGTAATGATGCGGAAATGTTGAAAATGGCGCATTACTCTTTTGCCATGGGCAATGCCGCAGACAATATCAAAGCGCTTTCACGTTATCACACTGATGATAATAACCATCAAGGCGCGCTCAACGTCATTCAGGCCGTGCTTGACGGCACCGATCCCTTCTGATTAACAGGCCTGCGTAGGCCTGTTAAACGTAGCGCCATCAGGCAGTTCGGACATATTGCCGATGGCGCCAGGGTAAATTACAGCATATGTTCGGTACGGGCGATGATATCGTCCTGCGCATCCGGCGACAGCGCGGTGAAGAAGGCGGAGTAGCCTGCCACACGCACGACCAGATCGCGGTACTGGTCTGGATGTTTTTTCGCATCCAACAGCGTTTCGCGTGACACGATGTTGTACTGAATATGCCAGCCTTTATGCACCTCAAAGAACGTCCGTAGCAGAACC
This DNA window, taken from Salmonella enterica subsp. enterica serovar Typhimurium str. LT2, encodes the following:
- the ybiU gene encoding putative cytoplasmic protein (similar to E. coli orf, hypothetical protein (AAC73908.1); Blastp hit to AAC73908.1 (421 aa), 85% identity in aa 1 - 421); amino-acid sequence: MTTPFTHETLPADPKAAIRQMKQALRAQIGDVQAVFDRLSATIAARVAEINDLKAQGQPVWPIIPFSELAMGNISDATRAEVKRRGCAVIKGHFPREQALAWDQSMLDYLDKNHFDEVYKGPGDNFFGTLSASRPEIYPVYWSQAQMQARQSEEMALAQSFLNRLWQVEHDGKRWFNPDISIIYPDRIRRRPPGTTSKGLGAHTDSGALERWLLPAYQQVFASVFNGNVEQYDPWNAAHRTDVEEYTVDNTTKCSVFRTFQGWTALSDMLPGQGLLHVVPIPEAMAYILLRPLLDDVPEDELCGVAPGRVLPISEQWHPLLMAALTSIPPLEAGDSVWWHCDVIHSVAPVENQQGWGNVMYIPAAPMCEKNLAYARKVKAALETGASPGDFPREDYETTWEGRFTLRDLNIHGKRALGIDV
- the ybiV(1) gene encoding putative hydrolase of the HAD superfamily (similar to E. coli orf, hypothetical protein (AAC73909.1); Blastp hit to AAC73909.1 (271 aa), 88% identity in aa 1 - 269) yields the protein MTVNVVVTDMDGTFLDDAKQYDRVRFMAQYQELKKRNIEFVVASGNQYYQLISFFPELKDEISFVAENGALVYEHGKQLFHGELTRHESRIVIGELLKDKQLNFVACGLKSAYVSKNAPETFVALMAKHYHRLQPVNDYHDIDDILFKFSLNLPDEQIPLVIDKLHVSLDGIMKPVTSGFGFIDLIIPGLHKANGISRLLKRWNRSPQNVVAIGDSGNDAEMLKMAHYSFAMGNAADNIKALSRYHTDDNNHQGALNVIQAVLDGTDPF